The Peribacillus simplex genome contains the following window.
TGGCCATCATGCCAATATTCGATTTGTTCCATCCTAAGCAAGCCAAGCCTTTCCAGACTCTCGAATAAACCGTGCTTTTTCAGAATGCCTTCTCCTTCTTCGTTCAGGAATTCGCCCCTGAACTCCCGTGCAACTTCAGAATGCCTCTCGAGCAGGACGACTGAAATGCCCTGTTTGGCCAATAGAAAGGCTAGCAGCGCTCCTCCAGGCCCCGATCCGACTATGCATACATCTGACTTAACCATCATGCCTATCACCTGTTGTCTATTTTAATTTAGGATAAGCCGTGATGCGTATGTCCTCTCCAAACGTGTCCACGCCAGAGAAGGAAACATCCATCGCTTCATCCATCGTATCTACATTCATTCCACTATACGGTGTTAGTGAGTTTCGTCCGCCCAATAGTTTAGGAGCTATATAAATCAAGTATTTATCGATGAGCCCTGCCCTTAGGAAAGAAGCATTCACTTCGCTTCCACCTTCCAGCAAGACATCCGTAATCCCCTTTTTATAAAGCTCTTCCATCAAGGTCCTTAAATTCAGGCCCGAATCGTTTTTGGGGACGAAAATGAATTCGATCCCTTTTTCACGTAGAGCTGCCATTTTATCGGCAGGTGCATGATCCTGCGTTACGATCATGGTCCTCGCATCTGATACCTGGACAACATTGGCTTCCATTGGAACACGTAATTCACTGTCTAAAATGATTCGGATCGGATTTTTCCCTCCGCCCTCCGGAAGTCTGGTCGTAAGTGATGGATCATCGGCCAAAACAGTCCCGATTCCAACGAGAATGGCATCGACCTCATCCCGGAGCAAATGAACGGAATGACGGGATTCTTCTCCTGTTATCCATTTTGAATGGCCTGTGTGTGTTGCAAGTTTTCCATCGAGTGTCATCGCATACTTTGAAATGACAAATGGACGGCTCGTCAGCATATTGTGAATAAAACGCTCGTTCAGTCTTTGAGCTTCCTTCTCCAGGACGCCAACTTCCACTTCAATGCCTGCATCCTTTATGATCGATATACCTCTGCCCGCAACTTCCGGATTCGGATCTTGCGTAGCCACTACAACCCGCCGTACACCTGAGTCTTTCACTAAATTTGCACAAGGAGGGGTTTTTCCATAATGAGAACACGGCTCAAGAGTCACGTATAGCGTTGCCCCTTCTGCATACTCACCCGCCATTTTGAAAGCATGTACCTCTGCATGCGGTTCACCCGCTTTACGGTGGATTCCTGTCCCGGCTATCACACCGTCTTTAACTATGACTGCACCGACAACTGGATTTGGATTCGTCTTTCCTTTAGCACTTGCCGCCAAATCCAGTGCAAGCTTCATGTAATATTGATCATCATTCATGCGTTTAGCTCTCCTTATACAATCAAAGTTGGCTTCTTGTGTGGTATGTGTCCAGACTTCTTAACCTTTGTATCCAGATAGAAACTATTATCTTCCGTCAAACCGCCCCAAAGCGGGATATGGTCCTTTGCCGCTAGTCCATGCTTCATAAGTGCGTCCAACTTTTTAGGGTTATTCGTAATTAAAGTGACCGGATCCTCACGCAGTTCCTTCAGCACTCGAATGGCTCCCTCGTAAGACCGCGTATCGTCTTCGAATCCTAAAGCCTGATTCGCCTCGACCGTGTCATAACCTTCCTGCTGAAGTAAATATGCAAGAGATTTGGAAAAAAGGCCGATCCCTCTTCCTTCATGGTCCGCAAGGTAAAAAATGGCCCCGCACCCATGCTCGGCTATCATCTTCATCGATTGGTGGAGCTGGTAGCCGCAATCACAGCGTTTACTGCCAAAGATATCACCTGTGTGACAGATGCTATGCATCCGGACCAGTGCATCCTCCGACTTTTTAAAATCCCCATACACCAACACGGAGGATTGCTGGCCAAAAGCAAGGTTGGCTTCCGAAAGTGAATCAAGCACCGCTTCCTTGTCATTATCCTCACCATCGAGCTGGAGCCATGTATACCATTGAAAAACCGTTGAGAATTCACCTTGTTCAATAGGCAGGTTCACAGGCCCCACTAGGCATATATCAGCCTTTCCCGGAGTTTTAAGAATATTCATTTTATCTATTAAAAGGTCTTTTGTTTGCTGGGTTATTTTCATGTTAACATCACCTATTTTATAATTTTATAGTGTGCCTTCTGCTTACTTTAGGTAAGTAAGTATATTACTATACACTATACCTGTCAATGAAGCAGTTTACAAATAATAGTGTGTCTTTCTTCATAAATTCAAGAAGATTTTTTTTCGAAAAGGGTTATCCATAATCCGTAATCATAACGGCTGGCCTTTATACATATTTTAACGTATAAAGAAAACGTGTCTATAGACTGACTTTAGGAAAGGAAGGAAACCTTTTGGAGGATTTCCCTTATTTTTTATATGACCCTGGCCTATTTCCGCTTCCCGTAGGGTCAGTGAACATGAATCGGGAACTGGAAGGAACATTGCGTCCATACTCGGCAACCAATCCAGATCTGTTAGTTAAATCGGCAAAGTCATCGCAAGCTTTATTGCTTGATGTAAAAAAAGTCATGGATACATTAGCCACATCCAAGCCTTTCTCAAACAGGTTGATGACTGCCGCCCAAGCATCGAATAAGAGTTTAGTGGTTGATATGATCCGAAAGATAGGGATTAAAAACGAACCTGATATCAAGTATAACCCTGATGGGATCCGTTTTGATTTCTATCCCAAAACAGGGGATGAAAATTGTCATATCATCATCAGCTTGAAATGGAGGGATATATAACGTCCAACACCTTTTTTGTAAAAAAAACGAAGCCTATTTTCGGCTTCGGATCCTTTTTGGTTCATTTTGTTTTCGATTCAAAGGTTTCAACAAATAGTGCAAGCGTTCGTGCCATCACACCTGTCGCCCCCGCCGTGCACAATTCGGAGCTGCTCGAGGTTGTGGATGTTCCAGCAATATCCAGATGGACCCACGGAGTGTCTTCGGCAAATTCGCCTATGAAGGCTCCACCCATGATGGCATGTCCTGCCCCGCCAGGTGAATTATTTAAATCCGCTATTTTACTATTGCGTACCCGCTCTTTGTCCTTTTCTGTAATAGGCAATCTCCACATAGGCTCCCCGGCCTCCTCTGAGGCTTTAACCACTTGTTCATAGAATTCTGCGTCATTGGTCATTGAACCCGTCATATCCATGCCCAAGGCCGTTATAACACCCCCCGTTAATGTAGCAACGTCAATAAGGTAGTCGGCACCATGATGTTTAGCGTAAGTTATGGCATCCGCCAAAACGAGCCGGCCTTCCGCATCCGTATTCAATATCTCTATCGTCTTGCCGCTCATGGCAGTGATCACATCATCCGGCTTGAGTGCTTCACCGCTGATCATGTTATCAGTGGATGGAATGACAGCCACGACATTTTGATCCGGCCCTAATTCGCCGATAATTTCCATTGCACCTAAAACAGCTGCGGCACCGCCCATATCCGTCTTCATTCCAACGATTCCGGCCTTCGTTTTCAATGAGTATCCACCGGTATCGAATGTGATGCCTTTACCAACCAACCCGATTACATCTTTCCATTCATCTTTACCTTGGTACTTCAGGACGATCATTTTCGGAGGTTCGACTGAACCTTGATTGACAGCAAGAAGGGCTCCCATTCCCAATTTGAGCATATCCTCCTTCTCCAGGATTTCCACTTCAAAGCCATAACGTTCGCCCAAAGTAGATGAATAATCCGCCATATCCGTGGAAGTCAACAAATTGCCTGGTGTGTTAACCAATGTTCTTGCAGAGTTCGTCGCCCTTCCGAAGACTTTCCCTACATGAAGTGCGGCCCCGACCTCTTCTTTATCCGATTCACTGTAAACCGTAATCGATTCAAGGCTTTTTTCGACCTGGTTCGATTTTTGCTTGTATCCGTCAAATTTATAGGAAGCAAGTTCAAAAGCCTCGGAACAAGCATGCGCTGCGTCCAATGCATCCAGGTTTTCGGTCGTGAATGTATCCAGAGCAATAGATAGCGTCGTTAGCCTGGATTCTTTGATCGTTTTACGCGCTTTTCCAAATGCTTCTCGCAGCGTTTCAAAGGATAGCTCCTTTTCCTTGCCCAATCCTACAAAAATCAATCTCTTTATGCCTAATTTACCTAATGTATGTATTTTAACTACTGATTTTTTCTTGGAAGGGATTTCTCCCGCTTTCACTAACTCGGTTAGCTGACCATCTAATCGTTCATCTGCCTCTTTCCCTATGCCTGTGAATTTTACGGGTCTGTCAAATACGCCTAGAATCAGGCATTCGTCAATCAAATCTATATTCAAGGAATCTTTTACTGTGAACATTCTGCTACCTCCTCCATTCGATTACCTTCATTATAACGAAATCTTTCGAAATTTTCGAATTAGGCCCATGAAAATAATATTAACAAGGGATATTGTTTAGAATGTGCCCCTTTAGAGTAATAGTATAAGGAAGATCATATTTAATACTAATAACCAGCAGGGAATCGACAGGACTGAATGGAACTAATAATAAGGGCCTTGTACCGAGCAGGATTTCTTATTTACCCATATATGGATTTCATCGTTACTTATAACTAGAAAGAAGGCTGATACTCTTGGAATTATTTCTCAACTTCCCTTTAATCGCAGCATTGATTGCCATTTTCTTTGCTCAATTCATTAAAGTGCCCATCCACTTCATAGCTTTTCGTAAAGTTAACTGGTCACTTCTTAACTCCACAGGCGGTATGCCAAGTTCCCACTCTGCGGCCGTGTCAGCTTTAACCGTAGCAGTAGGGATTGAAACCGGAATGGATTCTCCTGTATTTGCCGTTGCCGCGATCTTTGCCGTCATCACGATGTTCGATGCGACAGGAGTAAGACGGCAGGCAGGAGAACAGGCAGCCGTCTTGAACCAGCTCGTCACGGACTTCAATACATTAGTCGAGCAAGCAAAAAACTGGCAGAAAAAAGCGGATAAACAGAAACAGCAACAATTAAAGGAACTGTTGGGCCATAAGCCAATCGAGGTATTTTTCGGAGCCTTGACCGGAGTATTCATTGCACTGGCACTTCACTTTTTCATCTTTCAAGGGTAGGTGGTCAATTTGAAAATAATCTCTCTTTGCCCCAGCAATACGGAACTCTGCACATATCTAGGGATAGAAGATCAGCTGATCGCTATCGATGACTACTCTGACTGGCCTGAAACCATACAGCACCTTCCTAGAGTGGGGCCTGATTTATCGATTGATATCGATCATGTAGAATCACTGAAACCCGATTTGGTGCTGGCTTCCCTTAGTGTACCGGGTATGGAAAAAAATATTGAAGGATTAAAAGAACGGAACCTCCCTCACATCATCTTCAATCCGCAATCACTTGAAGATATCGCAAAGGATTTGCTGACCTTGGGCGGGGCCATGAATCTTAATGATAAAGCAGAGGAGCAGGCAGCAAAATTCCGGGATGCCATCCTTCAATATAAAAATGTCGCCGACAAAATCGAAACAAAGCCGTCCCTATATTGGGAATGGTGGCCAAATCCCTTATTCAGCCCTGGGGGAGTTAACTGGTTATCCGAGATCAGCCTTCTTGCGGGAGGATATAATCTTTTCGAAGATGTGGAAATGGCAAGCATTCAAGTCACGTCCGAGGAGGTTCAGAAAAAGGATCCCGACCATATTTGCTTAGCTTGGGTCGGTGTCCCATTACGAAAAGTCAACCCGGCGCTTGTCAAGAAACGGCAAGGTTGGGCCGATATGAAGGCAGTCCGAGCTAACAATATCCACATTATGGAAGAACCCTTATTTTGCCGGCCTTCCCCCCGTTTACTGGATGGGCTGTCAAAATTGGCAAAGACTCTGCATCCTGAGGAGTACAAAGGCATGGCTTAAGGGCGTTTCGAATGAACAAAAAAGCTGCCCCAATTGTGGCAGCTTTTTTAACTCCATCATTTCATTAAAAAGCAAAGGAAGATACATTCTCGTTCAATGTTTTTCCGGCGATTTTAGGCTTGAATACTTGCCTGATCTTGGTTTCATTCAACTTGTTTAGCTGTTCTTCAGATAACTCGCCGTTCCCTTTTTGCACAACATAAACTTCAAGGGTTTTCTTTCCCCACTTCTCGTACACATCTTGTACGGTGT
Protein-coding sequences here:
- a CDS encoding GTP cyclohydrolase II — protein: MKITQQTKDLLIDKMNILKTPGKADICLVGPVNLPIEQGEFSTVFQWYTWLQLDGEDNDKEAVLDSLSEANLAFGQQSSVLVYGDFKKSEDALVRMHSICHTGDIFGSKRCDCGYQLHQSMKMIAEHGCGAIFYLADHEGRGIGLFSKSLAYLLQQEGYDTVEANQALGFEDDTRSYEGAIRVLKELREDPVTLITNNPKKLDALMKHGLAAKDHIPLWGGLTEDNSFYLDTKVKKSGHIPHKKPTLIV
- a CDS encoding cobalamin-binding protein — its product is MKIISLCPSNTELCTYLGIEDQLIAIDDYSDWPETIQHLPRVGPDLSIDIDHVESLKPDLVLASLSVPGMEKNIEGLKERNLPHIIFNPQSLEDIAKDLLTLGGAMNLNDKAEEQAAKFRDAILQYKNVADKIETKPSLYWEWWPNPLFSPGGVNWLSEISLLAGGYNLFEDVEMASIQVTSEEVQKKDPDHICLAWVGVPLRKVNPALVKKRQGWADMKAVRANNIHIMEEPLFCRPSPRLLDGLSKLAKTLHPEEYKGMA
- a CDS encoding divergent PAP2 family protein; its protein translation is MELFLNFPLIAALIAIFFAQFIKVPIHFIAFRKVNWSLLNSTGGMPSSHSAAVSALTVAVGIETGMDSPVFAVAAIFAVITMFDATGVRRQAGEQAAVLNQLVTDFNTLVEQAKNWQKKADKQKQQQLKELLGHKPIEVFFGALTGVFIALALHFFIFQG
- the ribD gene encoding bifunctional diaminohydroxyphosphoribosylaminopyrimidine deaminase/5-amino-6-(5-phosphoribosylamino)uracil reductase RibD — protein: MNDDQYYMKLALDLAASAKGKTNPNPVVGAVIVKDGVIAGTGIHRKAGEPHAEVHAFKMAGEYAEGATLYVTLEPCSHYGKTPPCANLVKDSGVRRVVVATQDPNPEVAGRGISIIKDAGIEVEVGVLEKEAQRLNERFIHNMLTSRPFVISKYAMTLDGKLATHTGHSKWITGEESRHSVHLLRDEVDAILVGIGTVLADDPSLTTRLPEGGGKNPIRIILDSELRVPMEANVVQVSDARTMIVTQDHAPADKMAALREKGIEFIFVPKNDSGLNLRTLMEELYKKGITDVLLEGGSEVNASFLRAGLIDKYLIYIAPKLLGGRNSLTPYSGMNVDTMDEAMDVSFSGVDTFGEDIRITAYPKLK
- a CDS encoding leucyl aminopeptidase gives rise to the protein MFTVKDSLNIDLIDECLILGVFDRPVKFTGIGKEADERLDGQLTELVKAGEIPSKKKSVVKIHTLGKLGIKRLIFVGLGKEKELSFETLREAFGKARKTIKESRLTTLSIALDTFTTENLDALDAAHACSEAFELASYKFDGYKQKSNQVEKSLESITVYSESDKEEVGAALHVGKVFGRATNSARTLVNTPGNLLTSTDMADYSSTLGERYGFEVEILEKEDMLKLGMGALLAVNQGSVEPPKMIVLKYQGKDEWKDVIGLVGKGITFDTGGYSLKTKAGIVGMKTDMGGAAAVLGAMEIIGELGPDQNVVAVIPSTDNMISGEALKPDDVITAMSGKTIEILNTDAEGRLVLADAITYAKHHGADYLIDVATLTGGVITALGMDMTGSMTNDAEFYEQVVKASEEAGEPMWRLPITEKDKERVRNSKIADLNNSPGGAGHAIMGGAFIGEFAEDTPWVHLDIAGTSTTSSSSELCTAGATGVMARTLALFVETFESKTK